Proteins encoded within one genomic window of Onychostoma macrolepis isolate SWU-2019 chromosome 11, ASM1243209v1, whole genome shotgun sequence:
- the sox12 gene encoding transcription factor SOX-12, translating into MTLGNLLNRSQRCIMVQQRTHKYSSVMNGNSTREVFVGLAAEDDAEVFGHVPSNKDPNWCKTPTGHIKRPMNAFMVWSQIERRKIMEQWPDMHNAEISKRLGKRWKLLPDYEKIPFIKEAERLRLKHMADYPDYKYRPRKKSKSSTPVKLGEKLPMKSSKPHSGRSTGLSCKGLKIKPTSTKPKMNFTGNKYKSYSESMSDDDTMDVNLESPVTLQDDHNPSGHFVLHQQATIPSEDQQPVPELRVKVPISQTSSIQSVSSDNDCQALPESTTSEPQGSTSVRSSTPTSTSSSSLVSSACSDEELDEELLHIISNSMPMDCSTLDKDFEAFNANSGSHFDFPDYCTPEVNEMISGDLLVPSISDLVFTY; encoded by the coding sequence ATGACTCTAGGGAACCTACTGAATAGATCTCAGCGCTGCATCATGGTTCAGCAAAGGACCCACAAATACTCATCAGTCATGAATGGCAATTCTACCAGAGAGGTCTTTGTGGGACTGGCGGCAGAGGACGATGCTGAGGTGTTTGGACACGTACCTTCTAACAAAGACCCCAACTGGTGCAAAACTCCAACTGGACACATCAAGAGACCAATGAACGCCTTCATGGTCTGGTCCCAGATTGAGAGGCGAAAGATCATGGAGCAGTGGCCTGACATGCACAATGCTGAGATTTCAAAGCGCCTTGGAAAGCGCTGGAAACTACTGCCTGATTATGAGAAGATACCCTTCATCAAAGAGGCTGAAAGGTTGCGTCTAAAGCACATGGCTGACTATCCTGACTACAAGTACCGGCCCAGGAAGAAGAGCAAGAGCTCAACCCCTGTGAAACTTGGAGAGAAGTTGCCTATGAAATCCAGCAAGCCCCATTCAGGCAGATCTACTGGGCTGTCCTGCAAAGGGCTAAAGATCAAACCCACTTCTACCAAGCCTAAAATGAACTTCACTGGCAATAAATATAAGAGCTACAGCGAGAGCATGAGCGATGATGACACGATGGATGTAAACTTAGAAAGTCCAGTGACTCTGCAAGACGATCACAACCCGTCAGGTCACTTTGTCCTTCACCAGCAGGCTACCATTCCCTCTGAGGACCAGCAACCAGTTCCTGAGCTCAGAGTGAAAGTGCCCATCTCTCAGACCAGCAGCATCCAGAGTGTCTCCTCGGACAATGATTGCCAAGCTCTCCCAGAGTCCACCACGAGCGAACCACAAGGGTCAACATCTGTAAGATCCTCCACACCAACCTCAACCAGCTCCTCCTCTTTAGTGTCGTCAGCATGTTCGGATGAGGAACTGGATGAGGAACTCTTGCATATCATTTCTAACAGTATGCCTATGGACTGCTCCACTCTGGACAAAGACTTCGAAGCGTTTAATGCTAACTCAGGATCCCATTTTGACTTCCCAGATTACTGCACTCCAGAGGTGAATGAAATGATTTCTGGGGACTTGCTCGTGCCCAGCATCTCAGACCTAGTGTTCACCTACTAA